A single window of Selenomonadales bacterium DNA harbors:
- a CDS encoding Asp23/Gls24 family envelope stress response protein, giving the protein MEVIALVGPSGTGKSHRALTVAHEHKVDTIIDDGILIKDSKIIAGHSAKKEASKIQAVRRAIFTHDDHAQEVRDAIARVQPQKILILGTSDNMVNKIAKVLQLPAISQFIYIHDIATQREIAKARESRLKEGKHIIPVPNIELKEHFSALEIFFTSSKNRRRRRVGEKSIVRPAFSYYGKLLISDAAIASIVDYVATHECEITKTSQVRIKNMQEQDRGVSVSLDVTIRYGYRIHEVVKATQAKIKEVVEAMTGLTVLEVNIAVKSLSIH; this is encoded by the coding sequence ATGGAAGTCATTGCATTAGTAGGGCCAAGCGGAACAGGGAAAAGTCACCGCGCACTGACGGTTGCCCATGAACATAAAGTCGACACTATCATAGACGATGGTATTTTAATTAAAGACAGCAAAATCATTGCAGGTCATTCCGCCAAAAAAGAAGCGAGCAAGATCCAAGCTGTTCGACGTGCTATTTTTACGCATGATGATCACGCACAAGAGGTACGTGATGCGATCGCACGTGTACAACCACAGAAAATATTGATTCTCGGTACATCGGACAACATGGTCAACAAGATCGCCAAGGTTTTGCAACTGCCTGCGATCAGCCAATTCATCTATATTCATGATATCGCTACACAGCGCGAGATCGCCAAAGCTCGTGAATCTCGTCTGAAAGAAGGGAAACATATCATCCCTGTACCGAACATTGAGCTGAAAGAGCATTTCTCCGCACTCGAGATATTCTTCACGTCCTCAAAAAATCGCCGTCGCAGACGAGTCGGCGAAAAATCGATCGTACGACCGGCTTTCAGTTACTATGGCAAATTGCTCATCTCTGATGCAGCTATCGCGTCGATCGTTGATTATGTAGCGACCCATGAATGTGAGATCACCAAAACATCGCAAGTTCGCATCAAAAACATGCAAGAGCAAGATCGTGGCGTATCGGTTTCGCTTGATGTAACGATTCGATATGGCTATCGCATCCATGAAGTGGTCAAAGCAACACAAGCCAAGATCAAAGAAGTCGTAGAAGCTATGACCGGACTGACAGTACTTGAAGTAAATATTGCTGTAAAAAGTCTTAGTATTCATTAA